From Gemmatimonadaceae bacterium, the proteins below share one genomic window:
- a CDS encoding ABC transporter permease encodes MGRLLLDRLLQALLVVILVVTTSFVVIRLAPGDPFAQQMEAEGAGAEQRERLKQAFGFDRPIAEQYLRFVANAARGEFGFSTSRNTEVREVLARALPPTLLLMGLALSIGLLGGIALGAWQGWRPDRLAARLTDRLGLVAVSIPEFVLALLLLLGPALALRWFPVNGARSLVPPAEPLPALFDRLHHLVLPALSLALVLTAVVARHQRAAMDEVRDAPFVRAARARGVAESTLLWRHALRSALVPVLTLAGVILPSLVGGAVLVERVFAWPGMGSVLVDAVTARDYHLVVGAVLVGSVAVVSGTLVADLALLWADPRQRRT; translated from the coding sequence GTGGGTCGCCTTCTCCTCGACCGACTCCTGCAGGCGCTGCTGGTCGTGATCCTCGTGGTCACGACCAGCTTCGTCGTCATCCGCCTCGCACCCGGCGACCCCTTCGCACAGCAAATGGAAGCCGAGGGCGCCGGCGCCGAGCAGCGCGAGCGCCTCAAGCAGGCCTTCGGCTTCGACCGCCCCATCGCCGAGCAGTACCTGCGCTTCGTCGCCAACGCAGCCCGCGGCGAGTTCGGGTTCTCTACCTCACGCAACACCGAGGTGCGCGAGGTGCTCGCGCGGGCCCTGCCGCCCACGCTGCTGCTGATGGGGCTGGCGCTGTCTATCGGACTCCTGGGTGGCATCGCCCTCGGCGCCTGGCAGGGATGGCGGCCGGACAGACTCGCCGCTCGGCTCACCGATCGGCTCGGTCTCGTCGCAGTCTCGATCCCCGAGTTCGTGCTGGCCCTGTTGCTGCTCCTCGGACCCGCGCTGGCCCTACGCTGGTTCCCCGTCAACGGGGCGCGCAGCCTCGTGCCGCCCGCTGAGCCGCTGCCCGCCTTGTTCGACCGCCTGCATCACCTGGTGCTCCCCGCCCTTTCGCTTGCCCTCGTATTGACCGCCGTCGTCGCCCGGCACCAACGCGCCGCGATGGACGAGGTTCGCGATGCGCCGTTCGTGCGCGCGGCCCGCGCACGGGGAGTGGCGGAATCCACGCTGCTGTGGCGGCACGCCCTGCGCAGCGCACTCGTGCCCGTGCTGACGCTGGCCGGCGTCATCCTCCCGTCGCTGGTCGGCGGCGCGGTCCTCGTCGAACGGGTGTTCGCCTGGCCCGGAATGGGATCCGTGCTCGTCGATGCGGTGACGGCGCGCGACTATCACCTGGTCGTCGGCGCCGTGCTCGTGGGAAGCGTTGCCGTGGTGTCGGGCACGCTGGTGGCCGACCTCGCCCTCTTGTGGGCGGACCCCCGGCAACGGCGCACGTGA
- the gcvP gene encoding aminomethyl-transferring glycine dehydrogenase has product MSVSFSAPAAPDSFVSRHLGPSADETAEMLAALGYASLDAFIDATIPENIRFRRPLALPGAQSEQDALAAFRAEMSANVVRRSFIGMGYYDTHTPAVIQRNILENPGWYTAYTPYQAEIAQGRLEALLNYQTVVSDLTGLPIANASLLDEGTAAAEAVTMVHGIVGKDGRDTFLIAKDCHPQTIEVVTARAEARGVTVKVVDVAKMKPNKHTAGIVIQYPNTTGAVEDYRDLCERTHAAGGLVIVATDLLALTLLTPPGEWGADVAVGNSQRFGVPFGFGGPHAAFFATKDDYKRQIPGRIIGVSRDSSGKPALRMALQTREQHIRREKATSNVCTAQVLLAVIAGMYAVWHGPEGLVRIARRVHGRAALFAEGLRKLGMEPVHGTYFDTVTVQVGGNLRKIVKAAGKLGLNLRAVDRKHLGVSMGENTTLADVSDLLTAFNLGQPHGLDLEAMQAGLKLGFADAFARRSEFLSHPVFSTHHSETEMLRYMRRLESRDLSLTHSMIPLGSCTMKLNATAEMFPVTWREVGGLHPFAPADQAQGYASMFGRLEKALAEVTGFSAVSLQPNAGSQGEYAGLLVIRAYHQARGQGHRSICLIPQSAHGTNPASAVMAGMQVVVVATDANGNIDVADLRAKAEQHGPNLAALMVTYPSTHGVFEESIKDICAIIHEHGGQVYLDGANMNAMVGLCRPGDIGADVCHLNLHKTFCIPHGGGGPGMGPIGVVAHLAPFLPGHSVVDLGGEQRIGAVSAAPWGSASILPISMMYIDMMGGEGLTEATKVAILNANYVAHKLKGHYEVLYKGKNGHVAHECILDTRPLKAAAGVEVEDIAKRLMDYGFHAPTVSFPVAGTLMIEPTESESKAELDRFCEAMIAIREEVRDIERGVLGREDNPLAHAPHTQEVVISDGWARGYSRERAAFPLAWVRDAKFWPAVGRVESAFGDRNLVCSCPPIEEYASA; this is encoded by the coding sequence GTGTCCGTTTCGTTCTCCGCGCCCGCTGCGCCAGACAGCTTCGTCTCGCGCCACCTCGGACCTTCGGCCGACGAGACGGCCGAGATGCTCGCCGCACTTGGCTATGCGTCGCTCGATGCGTTCATCGACGCCACCATCCCCGAGAACATCCGCTTCCGGCGCCCGCTTGCGCTGCCCGGTGCGCAGTCAGAGCAGGACGCGCTTGCCGCCTTCCGTGCCGAGATGTCGGCCAATGTCGTGCGCCGCTCGTTCATCGGCATGGGCTACTACGACACGCACACGCCGGCGGTGATCCAGCGCAATATCCTGGAGAACCCCGGCTGGTACACGGCCTACACGCCCTATCAGGCGGAGATCGCCCAAGGCCGCCTCGAGGCGCTGCTGAACTACCAGACCGTGGTCAGCGACCTGACGGGCCTGCCGATCGCCAACGCCTCGTTGCTCGACGAAGGCACGGCGGCCGCCGAGGCGGTGACAATGGTGCACGGCATTGTCGGCAAGGACGGGCGCGACACGTTCCTGATTGCGAAGGACTGCCATCCGCAGACGATCGAGGTGGTGACGGCGCGGGCCGAGGCGCGTGGCGTGACGGTGAAGGTCGTGGACGTGGCGAAGATGAAGCCGAACAAGCACACGGCCGGCATCGTCATCCAGTATCCGAACACGACCGGCGCCGTGGAGGACTACCGCGACCTTTGCGAGCGCACGCACGCCGCGGGTGGCCTGGTCATCGTGGCGACGGACCTGCTCGCCCTGACGCTGCTGACGCCGCCGGGCGAATGGGGCGCTGACGTGGCGGTGGGCAACTCGCAGCGCTTCGGTGTGCCATTCGGGTTTGGTGGCCCGCACGCGGCGTTCTTCGCGACCAAGGACGACTACAAGCGGCAGATCCCGGGGCGCATCATCGGCGTGTCGCGCGACTCGTCGGGCAAGCCAGCGCTTCGCATGGCGCTGCAGACCCGTGAGCAGCACATCCGTCGCGAGAAGGCGACGTCCAACGTTTGCACGGCGCAGGTGTTGTTGGCGGTGATTGCGGGGATGTATGCGGTCTGGCACGGGCCCGAGGGCCTGGTGCGCATTGCGCGGCGCGTGCACGGGCGTGCGGCGCTGTTTGCGGAGGGGCTGCGGAAGCTGGGGATGGAGCCGGTGCACGGTACGTACTTCGATACGGTGACCGTGCAGGTCGGTGGCAACCTTCGCAAGATCGTGAAGGCGGCCGGCAAACTCGGCCTCAACCTCCGTGCCGTGGACCGCAAGCACCTCGGCGTGTCGATGGGCGAGAACACCACGCTGGCCGATGTGTCGGACCTGCTCACGGCCTTCAACCTCGGCCAGCCGCACGGGTTGGACCTCGAGGCGATGCAGGCAGGGCTCAAGCTCGGTTTCGCCGACGCGTTTGCCCGCCGCAGCGAGTTCCTCTCGCACCCGGTGTTCTCGACGCACCACAGCGAGACCGAGATGCTGCGCTACATGCGCAGGCTTGAGTCGCGCGACCTCTCGCTCACGCATTCGATGATCCCGCTCGGCAGCTGCACGATGAAGCTGAACGCGACGGCCGAGATGTTCCCGGTGACCTGGCGTGAGGTAGGCGGACTGCATCCCTTTGCGCCGGCGGATCAGGCGCAGGGCTATGCCTCGATGTTCGGTCGCCTGGAGAAGGCACTGGCCGAGGTGACGGGATTCTCCGCGGTGTCGCTGCAGCCGAATGCGGGCTCACAGGGTGAGTACGCCGGCCTGCTGGTGATCCGCGCCTATCATCAGGCGCGTGGGCAGGGGCATCGCAGCATCTGCTTGATTCCGCAGTCGGCGCACGGCACGAATCCGGCGTCGGCCGTGATGGCCGGCATGCAGGTCGTGGTGGTGGCGACCGACGCGAACGGCAACATCGACGTCGCCGACCTGCGCGCGAAGGCTGAGCAGCACGGGCCGAACCTCGCGGCGCTGATGGTGACGTATCCCAGCACGCACGGCGTGTTCGAGGAGAGCATCAAGGACATCTGCGCGATCATCCACGAGCACGGTGGCCAGGTCTACCTGGACGGCGCGAACATGAACGCGATGGTGGGGCTGTGCCGTCCGGGCGACATCGGCGCGGACGTCTGCCACCTGAACCTTCACAAGACCTTCTGCATCCCGCACGGCGGTGGCGGCCCGGGCATGGGCCCGATCGGCGTCGTGGCGCACTTGGCGCCGTTCCTGCCCGGCCACTCGGTGGTGGACCTGGGCGGCGAACAGCGCATCGGTGCGGTGAGTGCGGCGCCCTGGGGCTCGGCGAGCATCCTGCCGATCTCGATGATGTACATCGACATGATGGGCGGCGAAGGGCTGACCGAGGCGACGAAGGTGGCGATCCTCAATGCCAACTATGTGGCGCACAAGTTGAAGGGCCACTACGAGGTGCTCTACAAGGGCAAGAATGGCCACGTGGCTCACGAGTGCATCCTCGACACGCGGCCGCTGAAGGCGGCGGCAGGCGTTGAGGTGGAGGACATCGCGAAGCGGCTGATGGACTACGGCTTCCACGCGCCGACGGTCTCGTTCCCGGTGGCGGGCACGCTGATGATCGAGCCGACGGAGTCCGAGTCGAAGGCGGAGCTGGACCGTTTCTGCGAGGCGATGATCGCGATCCGCGAGGAAGTGCGGGACATCGAGCGCGGGGTGTTGGGCCGCGAGGACAATCCGCTGGCGCACGCGCCGCACACGCAGGAAGTGGTGATCAGCGATGGCTGGGCGCGCGGGTATTCGCGTGAGCGGGCGGCGTTCCCGTTGGCTTGGGTGCGGGATGCGAAGTTCTGGCCTGCGGTTGGTCGAGTGGAGTCCGCGTTTGGGGACCGGAATCTCGTGTGCTCGTGTCCGCCGATTGAAGAGTATGCGTCGGCCTGA
- a CDS encoding ABC transporter ATP-binding protein, producing the protein MTDLLLETRSLGVEVPSGEGWVPLLRDVGLSLREGEVVGLVGASGAGKSTLAQAMLRLLPAGGRFTSGSVLQWRGSNLTAASEGHWRAVRGRGVAMVPQEPVLALTPSRRVGDLLAEGIVAHGLADAREAAARVESVLGDVGIAGPDAAMRRYPHQFSGGQRQRLLIAAALVLEPRLIIADEPTTALDPTLQAQVLDLLEAHRKRSGCALLLISHDLDVIGERAARVLVLDGGRIVEDAPTSILLRAPASDAARRLVAARRAPRRNRGGAVPEASAPAAESTAPEPSPRFLVAEDIVVRYRERRATQSRRTSIDAVAGVSLELARGEALGLVGESGCGKTSLARALLRLGPIDEGRVLVDAVDLSALRHEPMRRLRRRLQWIPQDAGASLTPDRRVDSLVAEGLVAHGLAEGSEAMRRATTLLASLGLPWRVVTAPAGTLSTGERQRVAIARALALEPDLLICDEPVASVDAETRGALLDLLADLRQSRRLALLVISHDLDAVRRLTDRVAVMYAGRIVEEGPTAAVLSDPRMPYTTALLAAEPTGDPDRRAATKTLRGEVSRDLIAADGCAFYGRCQHPARDAACATSRPALETVALNHSVACSKLVWA; encoded by the coding sequence GTGACCGATCTCCTGCTCGAAACGCGCTCACTCGGCGTCGAAGTGCCATCCGGCGAGGGCTGGGTCCCGCTGCTTCGGGACGTCGGCCTCAGTCTCCGCGAAGGCGAGGTCGTCGGCCTGGTCGGCGCGTCGGGTGCCGGGAAGTCGACATTGGCCCAGGCAATGCTGCGGCTCCTCCCTGCGGGCGGCCGGTTCACCAGTGGCAGCGTGCTTCAGTGGCGTGGCAGCAACCTGACGGCGGCGTCGGAAGGCCACTGGCGCGCGGTGCGGGGGCGCGGCGTGGCGATGGTTCCACAAGAACCCGTGCTCGCGCTGACGCCTTCTCGGCGCGTCGGAGACCTGTTGGCAGAAGGCATCGTGGCGCACGGCCTGGCGGACGCGCGCGAGGCCGCGGCACGCGTCGAGTCGGTGCTTGGTGATGTCGGCATCGCGGGTCCGGATGCGGCGATGCGCCGCTACCCCCACCAGTTCTCCGGCGGGCAGCGGCAGCGCCTGCTCATCGCGGCGGCGCTCGTCCTCGAACCACGGCTCATCATTGCCGACGAACCGACGACGGCTCTCGACCCCACCCTCCAGGCCCAGGTGCTGGACCTGCTCGAGGCCCATCGCAAGCGCAGCGGTTGCGCCCTCCTCCTGATCTCACACGACCTCGACGTGATCGGTGAGCGCGCCGCGCGCGTCCTGGTACTCGACGGCGGTCGGATCGTCGAAGATGCGCCGACGTCAATCCTGCTTCGCGCGCCGGCGTCCGACGCAGCCCGGCGCCTAGTCGCGGCGCGCCGCGCGCCGCGGCGCAATCGCGGTGGCGCGGTCCCCGAGGCATCTGCCCCGGCGGCGGAATCCACGGCGCCCGAGCCGTCGCCGCGCTTCCTCGTCGCTGAAGACATCGTCGTTCGATACCGCGAGCGTCGGGCGACGCAATCGCGCCGCACGAGCATCGATGCCGTCGCCGGTGTGTCGCTGGAGTTGGCGCGTGGTGAGGCACTTGGACTGGTGGGTGAGTCCGGCTGTGGCAAAACGTCGCTGGCACGGGCCCTCTTGCGCCTCGGCCCAATCGACGAGGGACGCGTCCTCGTTGACGCGGTCGACCTCTCGGCGCTCAGGCACGAACCGATGCGGCGGCTGCGGCGCCGCCTGCAATGGATTCCGCAGGACGCTGGCGCATCGCTCACGCCGGACCGCCGTGTCGATTCGCTGGTGGCGGAGGGACTTGTCGCGCACGGGCTGGCAGAAGGGTCAGAGGCAATGCGCCGAGCAACCACGCTGCTGGCCTCCCTCGGGCTCCCCTGGCGCGTCGTGACGGCACCAGCAGGAACCCTCTCGACCGGCGAACGCCAACGCGTTGCTATCGCCCGCGCGCTCGCCTTGGAGCCGGACCTCCTGATCTGCGACGAACCCGTGGCTTCGGTGGACGCCGAGACGCGGGGGGCGCTGCTCGACCTGCTGGCTGATCTCCGACAGTCGCGAAGGCTTGCGTTGCTGGTGATCTCCCACGACCTCGACGCCGTGCGTCGTTTGACCGATCGCGTGGCGGTGATGTACGCGGGTCGCATTGTCGAGGAAGGACCCACGGCAGCTGTGCTCTCCGACCCGCGGATGCCGTACACGACTGCATTGCTCGCCGCGGAACCGACCGGCGACCCGGACCGTCGGGCCGCCACGAAGACGCTGCGTGGCGAGGTCAGTCGGGACCTCATCGCCGCCGACGGCTGCGCCTTCTATGGACGCTGCCAGCACCCGGCGCGGGACGCCGCCTGCGCCACGTCACGTCCCGCGCTCGAGACCGTGGCGTTGAACCACAGCGTCGCCTGTTCGAAGCTCGTCTGGGCGTGA
- a CDS encoding tetratricopeptide repeat protein gives MSLPRSSTPLAGRAVSARPASDVLAAARTHERAGCVVEAIEAYDGAIRAAERDRQPTVLAEALRRLAILRHTREERAEARALCLRSFEVACDDHNDLLAAEALNTLGGMLVREGALGESAERFLEAIALAGDRVEIRARAEQNLGILANIHGDLEEAFARYERSLEAYRSANDEHGCALAYHNLGMVSADSDRLDEAQGYFGQSMEIAERAGDLRLQGLCLLNRSDVAAVQQRYEEARRDAEASLVIFDQLGAPGHKSAAYRVIGVVYRETGKLALAESRLRAAIDLAEKSGTVLHTAEATRDLALVYQSMGRNQDALLLLNRSHELFGQLDARRDLINVGGKVAELEGSYLALVKDWGQSIESSDSYTFGHCSRVADMAVAVASELGLDDLQRTTVRLGAYLHDLGKVRVPHEVLNKPGPLTRDEFEIIQMHPVWGIEMLEGIEFPWDLKPIIRWHHEKCDGTGYPDRLRGDEIPLGAQIVGIVDVYDALTTSRPYRAALSHEVAMAEIAKMGPKSWAPQVVEAFHRAMAASELLRAA, from the coding sequence GTGAGCCTGCCCCGGTCCTCCACTCCACTCGCGGGTCGCGCCGTCAGCGCGCGGCCCGCGTCGGACGTACTGGCCGCCGCACGGACGCACGAGCGGGCGGGATGCGTCGTGGAAGCGATCGAGGCCTACGACGGAGCAATCCGCGCGGCGGAGCGAGATCGGCAACCGACCGTTCTCGCGGAGGCACTGCGTCGCCTTGCCATCCTGCGACACACGCGCGAAGAGCGTGCGGAGGCGCGCGCACTCTGCCTGCGAAGTTTCGAAGTCGCGTGTGACGACCACAACGACCTTCTCGCCGCCGAGGCGCTGAACACACTCGGCGGAATGCTCGTCCGCGAAGGCGCCCTCGGCGAGTCCGCCGAACGCTTCCTCGAAGCCATCGCCCTCGCCGGCGACCGCGTCGAGATCCGCGCCCGCGCCGAGCAGAACCTCGGCATCCTCGCCAACATCCACGGCGACCTCGAAGAAGCCTTCGCCCGCTACGAGCGATCGCTCGAAGCCTACCGCTCGGCCAATGACGAGCACGGCTGCGCCCTCGCCTACCACAACCTGGGCATGGTCAGCGCCGACTCCGACCGGCTCGACGAGGCGCAGGGCTACTTCGGCCAGAGCATGGAGATCGCCGAGCGCGCCGGCGACCTCCGGCTGCAGGGTCTCTGCCTGCTCAACCGCTCGGACGTTGCCGCGGTGCAGCAGCGCTACGAGGAGGCGCGGCGCGACGCCGAGGCCTCACTGGTCATCTTCGATCAACTCGGCGCGCCCGGCCACAAGTCGGCGGCCTATCGCGTCATCGGTGTCGTCTACCGCGAGACGGGCAAGCTGGCGCTGGCCGAGTCACGCTTGCGTGCGGCCATTGACCTCGCCGAGAAGTCCGGCACGGTGCTGCATACGGCGGAGGCCACGCGCGACCTCGCCCTCGTCTACCAGTCGATGGGCCGCAACCAGGACGCGCTGCTCCTCCTCAACCGCTCGCACGAGCTCTTCGGCCAGCTCGACGCCCGCCGCGACCTCATCAACGTCGGCGGCAAGGTCGCCGAGCTCGAGGGCAGCTACCTCGCCCTCGTGAAGGACTGGGGCCAGAGCATCGAGTCCAGCGACAGCTACACCTTCGGCCACTGCTCGCGCGTCGCCGACATGGCCGTCGCCGTCGCCAGCGAGCTCGGCCTCGACGACCTGCAGCGCACCACCGTGCGCCTCGGCGCCTACCTGCACGACCTCGGCAAGGTCCGCGTGCCGCACGAGGTGCTCAACAAGCCGGGTCCGCTCACGCGCGACGAGTTCGAGATCATCCAGATGCATCCCGTTTGGGGCATCGAGATGCTCGAGGGCATCGAGTTCCCCTGGGACCTCAAGCCGATCATCCGCTGGCACCACGAGAAGTGCGACGGCACCGGCTACCCCGACCGCCTGCGCGGGGACGAGATCCCACTCGGTGCGCAGATCGTCGGTATCGTGGACGTCTACGACGCGCTCACCACGAGCCGTCCGTACCGCGCCGCGCTGTCACACGAGGTGGCGATGGCCGAGATCGCCAAGATGGGACCGAAGTCCTGGGCGCCGCAGGTGGTGGAGGCGTTCCACCGCGCGATGGCGGCCAGCGAGTTGCTTCGCGCGGCCTAG
- a CDS encoding ABC transporter permease — MSRLHPARQALVVVAVLASVAALAPLLAPYDPNALLADGARVSMPPNAAHWLGTDTLSRDVLSRLLFGARISLGIAFLAVGLAVTLGTAVGATAALAGRWVDTLLMRCTDALLAFPRILLLLLLVASLNSVSSVLLGVMIGATGWMTTARLVRQETRRLLQTEHLKATIAIGLRRRHILVHHLLPGLAPTLVAAGTIALAAAIPLEAALSFLGLGVPTPQASWGNIINEAQGQLLLRWWLVVFPTLAIVGTVATLNIAAERLLARQRERSP, encoded by the coding sequence GTGAGCCGACTGCATCCCGCGCGGCAAGCGCTCGTCGTGGTCGCCGTGCTCGCATCGGTCGCCGCGCTGGCACCGCTGCTTGCACCGTATGACCCCAACGCGCTGCTCGCCGATGGCGCGCGCGTCTCGATGCCGCCGAACGCAGCGCACTGGCTGGGAACCGACACGCTCTCGCGCGATGTGCTCAGCCGCCTGCTGTTCGGCGCACGCATTTCGCTGGGCATCGCGTTCCTGGCCGTCGGATTGGCGGTCACGCTCGGGACCGCAGTGGGCGCCACGGCCGCGCTGGCAGGTCGCTGGGTCGACACCCTTCTGATGCGATGCACGGACGCACTGTTGGCATTCCCGCGGATCCTGCTGCTCCTGCTGCTGGTGGCATCGCTCAACAGCGTGTCTTCCGTCCTGCTGGGCGTCATGATCGGTGCCACCGGTTGGATGACGACCGCGCGTCTGGTGCGCCAGGAGACTCGGCGGCTCCTGCAGACCGAGCACCTCAAGGCCACGATCGCCATCGGCCTCCGCCGCCGGCACATCCTCGTCCACCACTTGCTGCCGGGACTCGCGCCAACGCTCGTCGCGGCGGGCACGATTGCCCTCGCCGCGGCCATCCCGCTCGAAGCGGCCCTGTCGTTCCTTGGGCTCGGCGTGCCCACGCCGCAGGCCAGTTGGGGCAACATCATCAACGAGGCCCAGGGACAGCTGCTGCTCCGCTGGTGGCTCGTCGTCTTCCCAACCCTGGCAATCGTCGGGACCGTTGCCACGCTGAACATCGCCGCCGAGCGCCTGTTGGCCCGCCAGCGCGAGCGGAGCCCGTGA
- a CDS encoding peptide MFS transporter — translation MTPSAQTAAPAAVTPELAPFVQDKSFFGHPRGLSTLFMTEMWERFSYYGLRPLLILFMAAALNEGGFGFERTQASAITGIYAASVYLASLPGGWIADRLLGLRRAIFIGALLITAGHTSIGLSGFAGAGAGKVFFFLGLVLIVLGTGLLKPNISAIVGDLYPEGGARRDAGFSIFYMGINTGAFLGQLVTGFLGERVGWHWGFGAAGVGMAFGLLWFWMRAKPTLGPIGHDIVRDPDPAVQAKREQSVKTWTYGGLALLVAVFVAGATGLLTIDAMVLGQYMTFVLVGIAVVFFGYIFLAGGLTADEKKRVAVIFVLFVFAAIFWAAFEQAPTSLNLFANDFTDRNILGWEMPATWFQSVNSAFIILLAPVFAAVWVWMAKRDMELSSPAKFALGLAFAGLGFALMIVAANKVVASGGTVLVSPMWLIASYLFQTIGELCLSPVGLSSMTKLSPRKYVGQMMGIWFLASSVGNLVAGLVGGHVDPSKLEQTPAVFTGTTVALAVATLILGLMIVPIRRMMANVS, via the coding sequence ATGACTCCCAGCGCCCAGACCGCCGCGCCAGCGGCCGTGACGCCAGAACTCGCGCCCTTCGTACAGGACAAGAGTTTCTTCGGCCACCCCCGCGGCCTCTCCACGCTGTTCATGACCGAGATGTGGGAGCGCTTCTCCTACTATGGATTGCGCCCCCTGCTGATCCTCTTCATGGCTGCCGCACTCAATGAGGGCGGTTTCGGCTTCGAGCGAACGCAGGCCAGCGCAATCACCGGCATCTACGCCGCCAGCGTGTACCTCGCCTCGCTGCCCGGTGGCTGGATCGCCGATCGCTTGCTCGGCCTGCGGCGCGCCATCTTCATCGGCGCGCTACTCATCACGGCCGGACACACGAGCATCGGACTCTCCGGCTTCGCCGGCGCAGGCGCCGGAAAGGTCTTCTTCTTCCTCGGCCTCGTGCTCATCGTGCTCGGCACGGGCCTGCTCAAGCCGAACATCTCGGCCATCGTCGGCGACCTGTATCCCGAGGGCGGCGCGCGCCGCGACGCCGGTTTCTCGATCTTCTATATGGGCATCAATACGGGTGCCTTTCTCGGCCAACTCGTGACCGGCTTCCTCGGCGAGCGTGTTGGCTGGCATTGGGGCTTCGGTGCCGCAGGCGTCGGCATGGCCTTCGGCCTCCTCTGGTTCTGGATGCGCGCCAAGCCGACGCTGGGCCCCATCGGTCACGACATCGTGCGGGATCCCGATCCGGCGGTGCAGGCCAAGCGAGAGCAGTCCGTGAAGACCTGGACCTATGGCGGACTCGCCCTGCTCGTCGCCGTGTTCGTGGCCGGTGCCACGGGGCTCCTGACCATCGATGCGATGGTCCTCGGCCAGTACATGACCTTCGTGCTGGTCGGCATCGCCGTGGTGTTCTTCGGCTACATCTTCCTCGCCGGCGGACTCACGGCGGACGAGAAGAAGCGTGTCGCGGTGATCTTCGTGCTCTTCGTGTTCGCGGCCATCTTCTGGGCCGCCTTTGAGCAGGCGCCGACCTCGCTCAACCTGTTCGCCAACGACTTCACCGACCGCAACATCCTAGGCTGGGAGATGCCCGCCACCTGGTTCCAGTCGGTGAACTCCGCGTTCATCATCCTGCTGGCGCCGGTGTTTGCCGCCGTCTGGGTCTGGATGGCGAAGCGCGACATGGAGTTGTCGAGCCCCGCCAAGTTCGCGCTCGGGCTGGCGTTCGCCGGTCTCGGCTTTGCGCTGATGATCGTGGCGGCCAACAAGGTCGTCGCCAGCGGCGGCACGGTGCTGGTCTCACCGATGTGGCTCATCGCCTCCTACCTGTTCCAGACCATCGGCGAGCTCTGCCTGAGTCCCGTGGGCCTCAGCTCGATGACCAAGCTCTCGCCCCGCAAGTACGTCGGCCAGATGATGGGCATCTGGTTCCTCGCCTCCTCGGTGGGCAATCTCGTCGCCGGCCTCGTCGGCGGACACGTGGATCCGTCGAAGCTGGAGCAGACGCCGGCGGTGTTTACCGGGACCACGGTGGCGCTGGCGGTCGCGACGCTCATCCTCGGCCTGATGATTGTGCCAATCCGCCGGATGATGGCGAATGTGAGTTAG
- the gcvH gene encoding glycine cleavage system protein GcvH, with translation MSSIPQDLLYTKDHEYVKKTDAAGVVLVGITDYAQGELGDIVFLDLPAKGKKVGSHEVFGTIEAVKAVSELYSPVAGEVVEVNAKLDGEPALVNNDPYGDGWMIKLKVSESDLAGLMSAADYAKLLGQ, from the coding sequence GTGTCGTCGATCCCCCAGGATCTGCTCTATACGAAGGACCACGAGTACGTGAAGAAGACCGACGCCGCCGGCGTCGTCCTCGTCGGCATCACCGACTACGCCCAAGGCGAACTCGGCGACATCGTGTTCCTCGACCTCCCCGCCAAGGGCAAGAAGGTCGGCAGCCACGAGGTCTTCGGCACCATCGAGGCCGTGAAGGCGGTCTCCGAGCTCTACTCGCCCGTCGCCGGCGAGGTGGTCGAGGTCAACGCCAAGCTCGACGGCGAACCGGCCCTGGTGAACAACGACCCCTACGGCGATGGCTGGATGATCAAGCTCAAGGTCTCCGAGTCGGACCTCGCCGGGCTGATGTCTGCGGCTGATTACGCCAAGTTGCTCGGACAGTAA
- a CDS encoding Crp/Fnr family transcriptional regulator, with protein sequence MSLAKTLRTVPLFSQLRDSDLELLAPLFSERRYVRNNVIRFAHDPCDFFAIVLEGQVKVMLVAEDGREVVLALVQKQDFFGEMTLLDDEPYAASVIATEDTKLLVLRRDELRKAIRDLPDMSFGLLRALCGRLLEADHKIGGLMLLDASGRVANLLLDLSSKSADGVIRDLPTHQVMAQMVGSSRETVSRTISAMSTKGIIAVESDGTRLLNREALEAEAGNMLRRRLKKPYDKDRASGARDAV encoded by the coding sequence GTGAGCCTCGCCAAGACTCTCCGCACGGTCCCTCTCTTTTCGCAGCTTCGCGACTCGGATCTCGAACTGCTGGCGCCGCTGTTCAGCGAGCGCCGATACGTGCGCAACAATGTCATTCGCTTCGCACACGATCCCTGCGACTTCTTCGCCATCGTGCTCGAAGGCCAGGTGAAAGTGATGCTGGTGGCCGAGGATGGGCGCGAGGTGGTGTTGGCGCTGGTCCAGAAGCAGGACTTCTTCGGCGAGATGACGCTGCTGGACGACGAGCCCTACGCGGCCAGCGTGATCGCTACCGAGGACACGAAGCTGCTGGTGCTCAGACGCGACGAGCTCCGCAAGGCGATTCGTGACCTGCCCGACATGTCCTTCGGCCTGCTGCGCGCGCTCTGCGGGCGGCTGCTGGAGGCGGACCACAAGATCGGTGGGCTGATGCTGCTCGACGCCAGCGGCCGCGTGGCGAACCTCTTGCTCGACCTGTCGTCGAAGAGCGCGGATGGCGTCATCCGCGACCTGCCCACGCACCAGGTGATGGCGCAGATGGTAGGCTCCTCACGCGAGACGGTGTCCCGCACGATCTCGGCAATGTCGACCAAAGGGATCATTGCCGTGGAGTCGGATGGCACGCGCCTGTTGAACCGCGAGGCGCTGGAGGCCGAGGCCGGCAACATGCTGCGGCGGCGGCTCAAAAAGCCGTATGACAAGGACCGCGCCTCGGGCGCGCGCGACGCCGTGTGA